In Brassica napus cultivar Da-Ae chromosome C2, Da-Ae, whole genome shotgun sequence, the sequence ATCCCAAAAAGTCGAAGAGCAGTACGTCTCCAACTCCATGTTCACCGGAGGATTCAACAGCACCACCAAGGCTCACCTCATGGACAAAGTGATCGAAACCGAGACCAACCACCCGCAGATGGCTGGCGCTAAAGGATCCTCCTGCGCCATCCCTGGCTGTGATGCTAAGGTGATGACCGACGGGAGAGGCCAAGACCTTCTCCCTTGTGAATGTGACTTCAAAATCTGTAGAGACTGCTTCGTGGATGCGGTTAAGACGGGTGGTGGGATCTGCCCCGGGTGTAAAGAGCCGTACAAGAACACGGATATGACCGACCAGGGTGATCAGCAGAGGCTTCCCGGGGGCGAGGGCGGCGGGTCGAAGATGGAGAGGAGACTGTCGTTGATGAAGTCGAATAATAAGTCGGCTATGGTGAGGAGTCAGACCGGAGATTTTGATCAGAACCAGTGGCTGTTTGAGACCAGTGGGACTTATGGTTATGGGAATGCGTTTTGGACGAAGGATGGGAACTTTGGGAGCGGTAAGGATGGAGATGGTGATGGTATGGAGACTCAAGATTTGATGAGCAAGCCTTGGAAGCCACTTACTAGGAAGCTGAATATTCCTGCTGCTGTTCTTAGTCCATACAGGTAACAGACAAAAGTATTTAGATCTTCACTTTTAATCCAGTTCTGTAAGCTCTTAATAGACATAAGTGTCAGTTCGAATAACCGCTGGGACAAAACTAGCCATGGGCATtcgattttggttcggttttggttcCGGTTGGGATTTTTTGTTCTCGGTTCGGTCCAGGTAACAAAGTTAGAAACCGGCTAATATCCGACATAATTTGCATCTGGTTTCAATTTgttccgttttttttttggctaatttGGGTTAAAATGTCAAAATCGGTTTTCGGATTAAATATCAGATGTTTTGAATTTTCggataaaaattttgaatatttcggataattctattattttgaattaaaaaaaattctgacaattcattttttggtattttggtatataaataatattttaaaattattttatcatttcactaaatatatttaatatatataagtatataaattatatcataGAAATTTTGATATCCGTTTGGTTCTTGATTTGGTTCCGGTTCTTTGGTTCTAAAAATATAGAATCCGTTTGGGTTGATTTATGATCCAATCCGGAACCAAACCTctttttcggttcggttaggtTCTTGAATTCCGGATAAATGTGTTTATGCCTTAGACGAAACTAATGATATATAACATAGTTTCTGTAAAAACCTCATgacattcaaaatatatatatatcttaataaaaatgttatttcttTTCTCGCAGGCTTTTGATATTGATCCGTGTGGTTGTACTTGCATTGTTCTTGTCTTGGAGGATTAAGCATCAAAACCAAGATGCTATATGGTTATGGGGAATGTCTGTAGTTTGCGAGCTTTGGTTCGCCTTCTCTTGGCTTCTTGATCAGCTCCCCAAGCTATGCCCCGTTAACCGTTCCACTGATCTCCAAGTCCTTAAGGAGAAGTTCGAAACCCCAACACCAAGCAACCCGACAGGAAAGTCAGACCTTCCTGGTCTCGATGTGTTTGTCTCTACAGCAGATCCCGAGAAAGAACCTCCTCTGGTCACTGCCAACACCATTTTATCGATCCTAGCTGCTGATTATCCTTGTGAGAAGCTTGCTTGCTACGTATCAGATGATGGAGGAGCGCTTCTAACGTTTGAAGCCATGGCTGAAGCTGCTAGCTTTGCAAACATTTGGGTTCCTTTCTGTCGTAAACACACGATAGAGCCGAGGAATCCTGACTCTTACTTTAGCTTAAAGAGAGATCCTTACAAGAACAAAGTGAAACCTGACTTCGTCAAGGATAGGAGACGTGTTAAGCGTGAGTACGATGAGTTCAAAGTCAGGATTAACAGCTTGCCTGACTCCATCAGGAGACGTTCTGATGCTTATCACGCTAGAGAAGAGATTAAAGCCATGAAGATGCAGAGGCAGAACAGAGACGATGAGCTTTTGGAGCCTGTTAAGATTAAGAAAGCTACGTGGATGGCTGATGGTACTCACTGGCCTGGAACTTGGTTGACTTCTGCTAGTGACCACGCCAAAGGTGACCACGCTGGTATCATTCAGGTATAAAGTTGATTACTAATcccttttttaattttcttggaCGTCAAGTTTCAGACTAGGCATGGACATATAAAATCGAAAACCAAACCGAGAACATAATGAGTATctgaatatctaaaatatagtctatatacttaaaatactaattatacttagttttaaaattaacaatattttttttaaaagcctaTTTATAAACGGTACTATTCTAAAAACCAAAttgaccaaattttttttatccgaatcattttaaaattatccgAAAGAACTTAATTATCCTAATAATTGTTAtctgaaatatttaaatttatattgaattatccaaaattacTAGAAACCCGAAATTTTATCAGATATTATCTAGTTTCTAACATTATTACTCTAAATGAACCGAAACCAAACcgaattttataaataacgAAATGGTTCTTATATctctaaaaccaaataaaacgaaccGGAACAGAACGGAAAACCAAGCCCATCCGTATTTCAGACAATGGATCAACATCTCATTTTTGTCTCAACTGATGTCAGGTGATGTTGAAGCCACCTAGTGATGAGCCACTACATGGAGACTCCGAAGGTTTTATTGATCTAAACGATGTGGACATTCGTCTCCCTCTCCTTGTTTATGTCTCCCGTGAGAAACGTCCTGGCTATGATCACAACAAGAAGGCAGGAGCCATGAACGCACTAGTAAGAGCTTCTGCCGTCATGTCAAACGGAGCATTCATACTCAATCTCGACTGTGACCATTACATATACAACTCCGAGGCAATGCGAGAAGGTATGTGCTTCATGATGGACCGAGGAGGCGACCGTCTCTGCTACGTCCAGTTCCCGCAACGGTTCGAAGGTATCGACCCCTCTGATCGATATGCTAACCACAACACCGTCTTCTTTGATGTCAACATGAGAGCTCTCGATGGGCTTATGGGCCCGGTTTACGTCGGAACCGGTTGTCTCTTCAGGAGAATAGCTCTTTACGGGTTCGACCCGCCTCGGTCCAGAGAACGTTCCTCTGGCTGTTGCGGTTGTTGTTTCCCTCGcggcaagaagaagaagaatcacaTCCCTGAGGAGAACATAGCTCTGCGGATGGGTGAGTATGATGACGAGGAGATGAGTCTTTACTTAGTCCCCAAAAAGTTCGGTAACTCGACGTTCCTCCTCGACTCCATCCCCGTTGCTGAGTTCCAAGGCAGGCCTTTGGCGGACCACCCGTCTGTTAAAAACGGGCGCCCGCCAGGCGCGCTCACGATTCCTCGTGAGCTTCTGGACGCGTCCACTGTAGCTGAAGCTATAGCTGTTATCTCGTGCTGGTACGAGGATAAGACCGAGTGGGGGTCGCGTATCGGCTGGATCTACGGGTCGGTCACCGAAGACGTTGTGACGGGCTATAGAATGCATAACCGAGGTTGGAAGTCAGTTTACTGCGTGACGAAGCGGGATGCCTTCAGAGGCACGGCACCTATTAACTTGACGGATAGGCTTCACCAGGTTCTCCGTTGGGCTACCGGATCTGTTGAGATCTTCTTTTCGCGTAACAACGCGCTTCTCGCTAGCCCTAAGATGAAGATCCTCCAGAGAATCGCTTACTTAAACGTCGGTATCTACCCGTTTACATCGATCTTTCTTATCGTATACTGTTTCCTCCCTGCTCTGTCTCTCTTCTCTGGTCAGTTCATTGTCCAGACGCTTAATGTCACGTTCCTCGTCTAccttctcatcatctccatcactCTCTGCTTACTCGCCTTGCTGGAGATCAAATGGTCGGGGATTTCGTTAGAAGAATGGTGGAGAAACGAACAGTTTTGGCTCATTGGAGGAACAAGTGCTCATCTCGCAGCTGTGCTTCAAGGTTTGCTCAAAGTCATAGCTGGAGTTGAGATCTCATTCACTCTCACTACCAAGTCTGGAGGAGATGACGTGGACGATGAGTTTGCGGATTTGTACATGGTCAAATGGACTTCGCTTATGATCCCTCCTATAACGATCATGATGGTGAATCTGATCGCTATTGCGGTGGGATTCAGCAGGACGATCTACGCTGTGGTTCCTCAGTGGAGTAAGTTGATAGGAGGAGTGTTCTTTAGCTTCTGGGTGTTGGCTCATCTTTATCCTTTTGCTAAAGGGTTGAtgggaagaagaggaagaacacCGACGATTGTTTATGTGTGGGCTGGTCTTATTGCCATCACGATCTCCCTTCTTTGGGTTGCTATTAATCCACCGGCTGGTAATACTGAGATCGGAGGGTCTTTCAGTTTTCCATGATAGGGTTTGGTTCATTGAGTGCTTCTCAAGAAACATTACTCGttggtgtttttattaaaagtcATATtcgtttattatatttttttgttatttctgtCTGATTAGAACAGAGATCGGCTAAATATAGTTTGAACGAGACGAGTGAATGTACTTACCACTTAGTTTCTGtcgttgtttttatttttcttgttctctcgttgtatcatttataacatgttttttttttctctttttactgagcaataatgttttttttattgaaactaAATGGTCAATGCCAATAGATCCAAACATCATAATGAGGACAAAAGCACAATCAAGAGATCTATATTGTTCTGACAATTTGTAGACGTGTATCCAATCTTCATGACTCTATGTGACAACCATGTGAGAAAGCAAAGCATTATTGTGATTACTTTTCAAACAAGAATCTAATGCATTGGACATTTAGAGGCATGATGTTTAGTAGATCTCAGAAGAAATTCGTCAAAATTAACCAAATTCGAAACTAGtgatatttatttctttttgttcttctatttatttcaaatactaACAAAATTAACATCTACATTTGTAAAGAGGAACTCttacaaacaaaattataatatgtcatacatttgttatttatgtTTGAAAGTGTTACAATATTACTTCTAaaaattttgattgtttttttttgtgaaactaATCGTGGAATAATCTAAACTCAtaacctaataaaaaaataaaaaatattaatatctacTATACTATTTATTGATATAGTTTCAGCTTTTACATGAACTCTACAGAGTATGTACTACTTGCAATTTGTAGTATTAGATATAACACTTGAAATCACACATCATATTAGTTGAACAAACTCACTGCAAACTCGCTCACCATGCAGTTACCATGATCAGTTAATTTGGTGGAAAACAACACACGCATGTCCAAAACTAAACCTTTTAAATCGCTTAAACAAACCTTATCGGATAACTATGAGAGACTATATTTGAGCGTCCCATCAATCCATTCTCCAAAACCCCCAAAAAGGAACAAGAAATATATTAGAAGACATGAGAGCTATTCAAACTTATGTGACACTCTTCTTCATCTTAGTCATAATCACAACAACATCAACAGGAGCCCAAAAGAGTCCTCATCATGGAAACAACCATGACCTCTCTATCGCCATAGAAGAAATGGAGAAAGCAAACTACTTCTCTTTCGTGATGCTCATCAACATGTTACACTCCACAAACCCTAGACTCCTAGCCAATATCACATTCTTGATGCCAAGGGACAAACCCCTTTCAAGATCAAACATTATCCAACAAGATTCTATCTCTGACTTCTTACTTCGCCACTCGATCCCTTCCCCTCTTCTTTTCGAACATCTCAACCTCATCCCCAATGGCTCCATTGTTCCGTCCTCTCTTCCACATTACACCCTCAAGATCTCAAACGGTGGAAGATTAAACTACTTTCTCAACAATGTCAAGATCATAAGCCGCAACATTTGTACATTAGGTTCTATCAAGTGCCATGGCATCGACGGTATATTACCATCTCCAAGTGCTATCAACGACGATTCTCCTCGTGATAATAACCACACTTCACCTTTCATTTCTTGCCCTAGCAGCCACAACAATAGTGAACACGATAGTCCTCATGACAATAGCGAACACGATAGTCCTCATAACAATAGTAGTAATCATAATAGTTCTCGTCCTGATGATCATACTCATACTCATGTTGCTCCTTCTCCGACCAGCAGTCCGACTCTTGTGCCAAAATCAGATTCTTCTACGATTCGTGAGGGAGATACGTCAGGTTTTGTCGTCCTTCTCGGATTGCTATCGTGCGTGATGGGCATAGCAATGGCCATGTAAAGTTTAACTCCGCGGACAGCAAGGATAACACCTACTAATGTGTAACAGTATTCACTTGTTatcgtttttatatatatgtaacaacAAGAAAATATGATCTATTCATATATTGTAACCAattcaaatatgtttttagtTCTGATATTTCCttttaaagatcttatttaTAGAATGATTCGTTGGGCCAAAACTAGCAAATTGTATTCTTTCCGAAACTTATATAAACAAATATGTAGGTGCAAGAGCGTTGAAAACAATTTAAGCTtacaaaattttcatcaattaataaaaatacaatattttatagttatagtaTTAGCGAAAGCAACTAATCTGTAATAGTAAATAGTATTCacttgttttttaaaaaaaaatctattgtgGTACTAATATAGTAATATATGTATGTAATTAGACTATGTTACAAATACTATTTcaaaagtaattttttaaaaattatataaaattaaagttaggaattttcttcataaaaatttatattaaattatcagCATAGTttctttaaaattgaaataaattacacaaacaATCTTTAGTATTTGTAacaaagttaaaataaaatgtcaatatatttatcaaatatagtgatataattttgtaataataaaCACATAAATGGACCGAGCGAGTTGGTATATCGGGTCAAATATCGGGTAAACCCGACCCGAGATCTAAACCCTTACCAAAAACCCTGGCAAAATCTCTCTCAGCTTCCATTTCTATGGCTGCGTGAAAATTTCTTGATCATCAAGTCAATCTCTTCCTCATAAAACCCTCTTCAATCGTTAAGAACCCTAATCTAGTCTCCTTTTAATCAATTGGAGATTCCAGGAGCAAACAAAATGGCTCAGAAGTGTGCGATTGGTTTGATATCAGCTCTAGCAGCTTCCGCTTCCTTCTCGAAATCGAACATCGCTTCTGCAGATGGACCTCCTCTCACCTTCTCCGCCTTCTCCACTTCTCCGACTCCTCAGCAGCAGCAGGGTTCCGCTACTCCGCCGGCGCCAGGATCTGGCGAAGAGTCCGATTCTCCTCCGCGGATTCGGAACGATAATCCGAGGACGACTTCAGCTGGGTTCGATCCCGAGGCGCTTGAGCGAGGGGCGAAGACCGTGAAAGGGATTAACAACTCTGCTCATGCCAAAAAGGtttgaattttatgttttgtttctttagaTTTGAGATTTACATTGAAAAGAATCTCAAGTTTGATTTGTATGAGGAAGCTAATGGAAGATAGATTATGAGGATAGGTGtcaaaaagtgtttttttttttttagttatgatTGGCCTTCACGATTGATGAATGTTTGGTTTCTGGTAGGTATTTGAAAGAATTAAGACACAAGAAGAGACGAGGCAAGCTGAGTTTGCTGCTAAGGCCCAAGAGTTTAAAGCTCTCCA encodes:
- the LOC125575663 gene encoding cellulose synthase-like protein D2 — its product is MASNKHFSKIPSNLSNNSDATDPPRPYVPNTVTFARRTNSGRYVNYSRDDLDSEIGSVDFNNYTVHMPPTPDNQTTDPSISQKVEEQYVSNSMFTGGFNSTTKAHLMDKVIETETNHPQMAGAKGSSCAIPGCDAKVMTDGRGQDLLPCECDFKICRDCFVDAVKTGGGICPGCKEPYKNTDMTDQGDQQRLPGGEGGGSKMERRLSLMKSNNKSAMVRSQTGDFDQNQWLFETSGTYGYGNAFWTKDGNFGSGKDGDGDGMETQDLMSKPWKPLTRKLNIPAAVLSPYRLLILIRVVVLALFLSWRIKHQNQDAIWLWGMSVVCELWFAFSWLLDQLPKLCPVNRSTDLQVLKEKFETPTPSNPTGKSDLPGLDVFVSTADPEKEPPLVTANTILSILAADYPCEKLACYVSDDGGALLTFEAMAEAASFANIWVPFCRKHTIEPRNPDSYFSLKRDPYKNKVKPDFVKDRRRVKREYDEFKVRINSLPDSIRRRSDAYHAREEIKAMKMQRQNRDDELLEPVKIKKATWMADGTHWPGTWLTSASDHAKGDHAGIIQVMLKPPSDEPLHGDSEGFIDLNDVDIRLPLLVYVSREKRPGYDHNKKAGAMNALVRASAVMSNGAFILNLDCDHYIYNSEAMREGMCFMMDRGGDRLCYVQFPQRFEGIDPSDRYANHNTVFFDVNMRALDGLMGPVYVGTGCLFRRIALYGFDPPRSRERSSGCCGCCFPRGKKKKNHIPEENIALRMGEYDDEEMSLYLVPKKFGNSTFLLDSIPVAEFQGRPLADHPSVKNGRPPGALTIPRELLDASTVAEAIAVISCWYEDKTEWGSRIGWIYGSVTEDVVTGYRMHNRGWKSVYCVTKRDAFRGTAPINLTDRLHQVLRWATGSVEIFFSRNNALLASPKMKILQRIAYLNVGIYPFTSIFLIVYCFLPALSLFSGQFIVQTLNVTFLVYLLIISITLCLLALLEIKWSGISLEEWWRNEQFWLIGGTSAHLAAVLQGLLKVIAGVEISFTLTTKSGGDDVDDEFADLYMVKWTSLMIPPITIMMVNLIAIAVGFSRTIYAVVPQWSKLIGGVFFSFWVLAHLYPFAKGLMGRRGRTPTIVYVWAGLIAITISLLWVAINPPAGNTEIGGSFSFP
- the LOC106380279 gene encoding putative fasciclin-like arabinogalactan protein 20; translation: MRAIQTYVTLFFILVIITTTSTGAQKSPHHGNNHDLSIAIEEMEKANYFSFVMLINMLHSTNPRLLANITFLMPRDKPLSRSNIIQQDSISDFLLRHSIPSPLLFEHLNLIPNGSIVPSSLPHYTLKISNGGRLNYFLNNVKIISRNICTLGSIKCHGIDGILPSPSAINDDSPRDNNHTSPFISCPSSHNNSEHDSPHDNSEHDSPHNNSSNHNSSRPDDHTHTHVAPSPTSSPTLVPKSDSSTIREGDTSGFVVLLGLLSCVMGIAMAM